In Capsicum annuum cultivar UCD-10X-F1 chromosome 11, UCD10Xv1.1, whole genome shotgun sequence, one genomic interval encodes:
- the LOC107846900 gene encoding adenylate isopentenyltransferase gives MRRLLVSFVSNPPHCPHLHYSENRNNFKFLPNPKCPRLYSSYSSKISYTISGRTEIHPTNIGVRLYCSYSSEMLSHPFLRGRETHHSTSIGSYSSKMFSHSYHIFRKDTFHGGSHRQPSSRSNIAMATSITSSTKKIVVVMGATGSGKSKLSIDLATRYFPAEIINSDKIQVSKGLNITTNKIPLSERRGVVHHLLGEYSGPELISPLDFRFNADTRISEITNRGKIPFVVGGSNSFIYALISNRFEPGVDFFDKVHPVQCVLSELRYNCCFVWIDVSRHVLHEYLDKRVDEMMCSGMYEELEKFFVQNGFSGSCTNQRTGLRKAIGVPEMEGYFRKLKFCKTAQEQRKIYEEAVREIKENTWQLAEKQVWKIQRLRESGWDLQRIDATSAFRSAMSPENDEIPARAIWENEVVLPSMKIVKHFLLE, from the coding sequence ATGAGAAGATTATTAGTCTCATTCGTATCGAATCCTCCTCATTGTCCTCATCTCCATTACTCCGAGAATCGTAATAACTTCAAATTCCTTCCAAATCCCAAATGTCCTCGTCTATATTCCTCgtactcttcaaaaatatcgTACACTATTTCTGGAAGAACCGAGATACATCCAACCAACATAGGTGTTCGTCTATATTGCTCGTACTCttcagaaatgttgtcacacccATTTCTTAGAGGACGCGAGACACATCATTCAACCAGCATAGGGTCatactcttcaaaaatgttttCACATTCATATCACATCTTCCGAAAAGACACCTTTCATGGAGGATCCCACAGGCAGCCGTCAAGTCGGAGTAACATAGCTATGGCAACAAGCATCACATCCTCAACGAAAAAAATCGTTGTAGTAATGGGAGCTACAGGTTCAGGAAAATCAAAACTCTCTATCGACCTCGCCACTCGTTATTTTCCAGCAGAAATCATCAACTCCGACAAAATCCAAGTTTCCAAAGGCCTTAATATTACCACCAACAAAATCCCATTGTCTGAACGCCGTGGCGTTGTGCATCATTTACTCGGGGAGTACTCCGGGCCCGAGTTAATTTCCCCTTTAGATTTCCGGTTCAATGCTGATACCAGAATCTCGGAGATAACTAATCGCGGGAAAATACCATTCGTTGTTGGAGGTTCAAATTCATTTATATATGCTCTGATATCAAACCGGTTCGAACCGGGTGTGGACTTTTTCGATAAGGTTCATCCTGTTCAATGTGTATTGTCGGAGCTTCGATATAATTGTTGCTTCGTTTGGATTGATGTTTCACGTCATGTTCTGCATGAGTACCTCGATAAACGTGTCGATGAAATGATGTGCTCAGGAATGTACGAAGAACTGGAAAAGTTCTTCGTACAGAACGGGTTCTCTGGTTCATGTACAAACCAGAGAACCGGGTTGAGAAAGGCAATAGGGGTACCAGAAATGGAAGGGTATTTTAGGAAATTAAAATTTTGTAAGACAGCACAAGAACAACGAAAGATATACGAGGAAGCTGTAAGAGAAATAAAGGAGAACACGTGGCAGTTGGCGGAGAAACAGGTGTGGAAGATCCAACGGTTGAGAGAAAGTGGGTGGGACCTACAAAGAATAGATGCCACGTCAGCATTCCGATCGGCAATGTCGCCGGAAAATGATGAGATTCCGGCGAGGGCAATTTGGGAAAATGAAGTTGTGTTACCAAGCATGAAGATTGTGAAACATTTTTTGTTGGAGTAG